DNA from Frateuria edaphi:
CCGCATCAAGTCCACGCGCGAGAACCTAGACCGCGTCAAGGACGTGCGCGACGAGGTCGACAAACAGCTCGAACACCTCAACCGCCAGGCCCGCGCCGCCGAGCGCTGGAAGGCGCTGAAGGAAGAACAGACCCGCAAGGAAGCCGAGCTGCGCGCCCTCGAATACCGCGCTTTCAAGGGCCAGCACGAAGGCGAGGGGCAGGGCCTGTCCGCCGCCGAGATCGAGATCGAGAAGCAGCTTGCCGGGCAGCGTCAGATCGAGGCGCAGCTCGAGTCCGTGCGCGAGCGCCACACCGGCGCCACCGAACACCTCAACGAAGTGCAGGCGGAGGTCTACAAGGTCGGCGCCGAGATAGCCCGCGTCGAACAGCAGGTGCGCTTCAACCGCGAGACCGCCGACCGCCTGCAGCGGACCCAGGCCGAGGCCGAGCGCGAACATGGGGAGCTGTCCGCCCATATCGCCAACGACCGCGAGCAGATCGAAACGCTGCGCATGGCGCTGGCCGAAGGCGAGCCCAGGCTCGAAGCCCTGCAGCAAATGCAGGACGACACCGCTGACGCCGCGCGCAGCACCGAATCCAAACTGGCCGACTGGCAGCAGCGCTGGGACGTCTATACGCGCACCGCCGGCGAGTCCAGCCGCGCCGCCGAAGTCGAGCGCACCAAGCTCAATTATCTCGACCGCCAGGCAATCGATCTTTCCAAGCGCCGCGAAGCGTTGGAAGCCGAACAGAAGGCCACCGATGTGGCCGCGCTGGACGCGGCGGCCGAACAACTGCACGTCGAGCACGACACCCAGCGCGAGCGCGTGGAGTCGCTGGGCAGCCTGCTCGACCAGCACAAGCTCACCCACGAAAAGGTGCTCGACGAGGAGCGCCAGGTGCAGTCCGCGCTCAACGAAGCACGCCAGCAGCTGCAGAGCGCGCGTGGACGCCTGTCATCGCTCGAAGCCCTGCAGCACGCCGCGCTGGGCCAGGAGGAAAGCACCGCCAGTGGTTGGCTGGCCAGCCTGGGACTGGACAAGGCGCGTCGCCTCGGCGAAGCGTTGCAGGTCGATGGCGGCTGGGAATCGGCCGTGGAAACGGTGCTGGCTGGCTTGCTCGACGGCGTGCTGGTCGACAACCCCTTGGGCCTTGCGGGTGACTTCGGCACGCTGGGCGAAGCCGACCTGGCCTTGTTGGCGTCCGCCGACGGCGCGCAAGGCGGTGAAGGCACGCTCGCCGCCAGGGTGCGCGGTCCGGCCGCGGCCATGCAACTGCTCGCACAGGTACGTACCGCCGAGACGCTGGACGAGGCACGCAACCGCGTCGGCTCGCTGGCCGAAGGCCAGTCCATCATCACCCGCAGTGGCGAATGGCTGGCCCCGCAGTGGGCGCGCGTCCGTCGCGCCCAGGGCAACCAGGTCGGCGTGCTGGCGCGCGAGCGCGACATCCGCCTGCTGACCGAACAGATCGAAACGCTCGAAGCGCAGCTGGAGGAATCGGCTGCCCGCCTGGACGAACTGCGCACCGCCAAGTTCGAAGCCGAGCGCGCCCGCGATGACGCCCAGCGCGAGCTGTACAACGCGCACCGTCGCCAGTCCGAACTGGCCGGCCAGCTGCAGAGTCACCGCGGCAAGGTGGAGACTGCCCGCGCCCGCGCCGAGAAGGTGGCCGGCGAGCTGTCCACGCTGATCGAGCAGCTGGACGATCTGCAGGTGCAGACCCGCGAGGCCCGCGCGCGCCTGGACGAGTCGGTCAACCACATGGGCGACCTGGAAGACCAGCGCCGCGAGCTGGAGAACGAACGCCGCGCGCTGCTCGAAGCGCGAGAGGAAGCCCGCATGAACGCCCGCGAGGCTGCCGACCAGGCCCACGCGCTGGCGCTGTCGATGGAATCGAAGCGCTCCTCGCTGGCCTCGCTCGAACAGGCGCTCGCACGCCTCGACACGCAGCTGCGCCAGGTCGAGGCGCGCCGCAACGAGGTCGCCGAACAGCTGGCCGCCGGTTCCGATCCCATCGCGGAACTGGAGGCCGAGCGCCAGACCTACCTCGACCAGCGCCTGCTGGTCGACAAACAACTGGTCGAGGCGCGCCGCGCGCTGGAAGACTGCGACATCGAATTCCGCAAGCTGGAACAGCAGCGCCACCTGGCCGAGCAGGGTCTGGCCACGCTGCGCGAAAGCGTCTCGGAAAAGCGCCTTGCCGCGCAGGCCCTGCAGATGCGCGCCGACCAGCTCGCCGAGGCCATCACCGCCTCGGGGCTGGAACTCGAACCGCTGCTGGCCGAGCTGCCCGAGGCCGCCGACGCCAACCAGTGGCGCACGCAGCTGGGCGACCTGGCGCAGAAGATCGTGCGACTGGAACCGGTCAACCTGGCCGCGATCCAGGAACACGCCGAGCAGAGCGAGCGCAAGACCTACCTCGACAACCAGCTCGCCGATCTGGCCAGCGCCATGGAAACGCTGGAAGGCGCGATCAAGAAGATCGACCGCGAGACCCGCCAGCGTTTCAAGGAAACCTTCGACAAGGTCAACGCCGGCGTGCAGGAGCTCTTCCCGCGTCTGTTCGGCGGCGGCCACGCCTACCTGGAACTGACCGGCGACGACCTGCTCAACACCGGCGTGTCGATCATGGCGCGCCCGCCGGGCAAGCGTCCGTCCAACATCTCGCTGCTCTCCGGCGGCGAGAAGGCGCTCACCGCGGTCTCGCTGGTGTTCGCCATCTTCAATCTCAACCCCGCGCCGTTCTGCCTGCTGGACGAGGTGGACGCGCCGCTGGACGAAGCCAACGTCGGCCGCTTCTCCAACATGGTCCGCGAGATGAGCGAGAAGGTGCAGTTCATCTTCGTCAGCCACAACAAGGCCACGATGGAAGCAGCCAGCCAACTCTGCGGCGTGACCATGCGCGAGCCGGGCGTTTCGCGCCTGGTGCAGGTGGACCTGGCCGAAGCGGCTAAACTTGCCGGAGCTGCGTGAGGATCCATCGATGACCGTGCTTGCCTTTGCCTGGAACCCTGCCGTCGGCATACCGCTGGCGATCGTCGGCGCCATTGCGCTGGCGTTGCTCTGGCTGTTCGGCCAGCCCAGGAAAGAGCAGGGCAGGCGACGCATGCCGACCGGGCAGGGCAGTGGCGAACGCCGCGAGCCCACGCTGGGCGAGGGTGACGCGGACGACATGCTGCTGGACGATACCGATCCCCACATGCATCGCGACGAGCCCATGCCGCACCAGGGCGAGCTGGAAATCGGCCTGCGGCAGGAACTGGAAAAGCTCGGCGCCACCCTGGCCGGCGAACGGACCACGCCGACAAAGCCCTCCGGTCGCGCGGCTTCGATCATCGACGCGCTGCGCGCGCCTTCCGGCGCACCCGAAGCGGTTGAGCCGGCGCCTGTTCCCGTGGTCACGCCTGCAGCCGCTCCCGCACCCGCGGCTGCCGCGAAGGCTCCGCCACCCTCGGACCTTGGCCGCCGCCCATCCCAGTTGCCGATGGAGCGCATCGTCACGGTGTTCGTCATGGCCCGCGACGGCGGGGTATTCAAC
Protein-coding regions in this window:
- the smc gene encoding chromosome segregation protein SMC — translated: MRLTTIKLAGFKSFVDPTTLHLPTNMTGVVGPNGCGKSNIIDAIRWVMGESAASRLRGDSLTDVIFSGSNARKPVGQATVELIFDNADGTIQGEYAQYAEISVKRQVTRDGQSSYFLNGGRCRRRDITDLFLGTGLGPRSYSIIEQGMISQIIEAHPEELRTHLEEAAGISKYKERRKETESRIKSTRENLDRVKDVRDEVDKQLEHLNRQARAAERWKALKEEQTRKEAELRALEYRAFKGQHEGEGQGLSAAEIEIEKQLAGQRQIEAQLESVRERHTGATEHLNEVQAEVYKVGAEIARVEQQVRFNRETADRLQRTQAEAEREHGELSAHIANDREQIETLRMALAEGEPRLEALQQMQDDTADAARSTESKLADWQQRWDVYTRTAGESSRAAEVERTKLNYLDRQAIDLSKRREALEAEQKATDVAALDAAAEQLHVEHDTQRERVESLGSLLDQHKLTHEKVLDEERQVQSALNEARQQLQSARGRLSSLEALQHAALGQEESTASGWLASLGLDKARRLGEALQVDGGWESAVETVLAGLLDGVLVDNPLGLAGDFGTLGEADLALLASADGAQGGEGTLAARVRGPAAAMQLLAQVRTAETLDEARNRVGSLAEGQSIITRSGEWLAPQWARVRRAQGNQVGVLARERDIRLLTEQIETLEAQLEESAARLDELRTAKFEAERARDDAQRELYNAHRRQSELAGQLQSHRGKVETARARAEKVAGELSTLIEQLDDLQVQTREARARLDESVNHMGDLEDQRRELENERRALLEAREEARMNAREAADQAHALALSMESKRSSLASLEQALARLDTQLRQVEARRNEVAEQLAAGSDPIAELEAERQTYLDQRLLVDKQLVEARRALEDCDIEFRKLEQQRHLAEQGLATLRESVSEKRLAAQALQMRADQLAEAITASGLELEPLLAELPEAADANQWRTQLGDLAQKIVRLEPVNLAAIQEHAEQSERKTYLDNQLADLASAMETLEGAIKKIDRETRQRFKETFDKVNAGVQELFPRLFGGGHAYLELTGDDLLNTGVSIMARPPGKRPSNISLLSGGEKALTAVSLVFAIFNLNPAPFCLLDEVDAPLDEANVGRFSNMVREMSEKVQFIFVSHNKATMEAASQLCGVTMREPGVSRLVQVDLAEAAKLAGAA
- the zipA gene encoding cell division protein ZipA, producing MTVLAFAWNPAVGIPLAIVGAIALALLWLFGQPRKEQGRRRMPTGQGSGERREPTLGEGDADDMLLDDTDPHMHRDEPMPHQGELEIGLRQELEKLGATLAGERTTPTKPSGRAASIIDALRAPSGAPEAVEPAPVPVVTPAAAPAPAAAAKAPPPSDLGRRPSQLPMERIVTVFVMARDGGVFNGADLIVAAEKAGLEYGHLGIYHRLVDGKREQGPIFSVANMLKPGNFDLTRLDALRTPGLSFFMTLPGPLSALDAWDAMLPTAQRLAELLDGQVLDEERNALGRQRIAHIRDELRGWDRDHEGQEIIFGR